The Papaver somniferum cultivar HN1 chromosome 3, ASM357369v1, whole genome shotgun sequence genome includes a region encoding these proteins:
- the LOC113360933 gene encoding 3-oxo-5-alpha-steroid 4-dehydrogenase 1-like — MMSLFENNFLFPPPPSIYMSTMSVITLIALANLGFSELRGKHLHYSKFWNVGSDSKAVKLSSRTGMLILYTPAFVAGAVSLWLCFDTHDLRFLLVSSALAFHFFKRDIEVLFVHKYSGGMVLDSTILISLTYFFCSVNMIYNQHLLQGVPDPEIDLKFIGVALFLVGIVGSFYHHCILSNLRKEKSGGSDKGYKIPKGGLFGAVVCAHYFFEILTFIGISLMAQSLYPICFAIGDTCYLIGRSYATRKWYLSKFPNFPKHVKALIPFVF, encoded by the coding sequence atgatgTCTTTGTTTGAAAATAACTTTCtgtttccaccaccaccatcaatatACATGTCAACCATGTCCGTAATCACTCTCATAGCTTTAGCGAATCTTGGATTCTCAGAGCTCAGAGGGAAACATCTCCACTACTCAAAATTCTGGAATGTTGGCAGCGATTCGAAAGCTGTTAAACTCTCTAGCAGAACAGGTATGCTCATCTTGTACACACCGGCTTTCGTAGCAGGTGCCGTATCTCTCTGGCTTTGCTTTGATACTCATGACTTGAGATTCTTGTTGGTGAGTTCTGCTCTTGCTTTTCATTTCTTCAAAAGGGATATCGAGGTTTTGTTTGTTCACAAGTACAGTGGAGGCATGGTGCTCGACTCAACAATCCTCATCTCTCTAACTTACTTCTTCTGCTCAGTAAACATGATTTATAACCAACACTTACTGCAAGGTGTTCCAGACCCAGAGATCGATCTGAAGTTCATCGGTGTCGCGTTGTTTTTGGTGGGTATTGTTGGGAGCTTTTACCACCATTGCATACTTTCAAATCTAAGGAAAGAAAAGAGTGGTGGAAGTGATAAAGGGTATAAAATCCCTAAAGGAGGTCTATTTGGAGCTGTAGTTTGCGCACACTATTTTTTCGAAATTCTAACGTTTATCGGGATCTCGTTGATGGCTCAGTCATTGTACCCTATCTGTTTCGCTATCGGAGATACATGTTATTTGATAGGAAGGAGCTATGCAACTAGGAAATGGTATCTTTCTAAGTTTCCAAACTTTCCTAAGCATGTCAAGGCCCTCATCCCTTTCGTTTTTTAG